One segment of Triticum aestivum cultivar Chinese Spring chromosome 2A, IWGSC CS RefSeq v2.1, whole genome shotgun sequence DNA contains the following:
- the LOC123189309 gene encoding GTP-binding protein YPTM1: MGNEFDYLFKLLLIGDSSVGKSCFLLRFSDDSYVDSYISTIGVDFKIRTLEMDGKTIKLQIWDTAGQERFRTITSSYYRGAHGIIIVYDITDMESFNNVKQWLSEIDKYANDSVRKLLVGNKCDLAESRVVDTAVAQACADEMGIPFLETSAKESINVEEAFLAMSAAIKKSKAGGLERKASNLVQMKGQPIQQQQHKQKSSCCST; the protein is encoded by the exons ATGGGCAACGAGTT CGACTACCTGTTCAAGCTCCTCTTGATCGGCGACTCCTCGGTCGGCAAGTCCTGCTTCCTCCTCCGTTTCTCC GACGATTCGTATGTGGACAGCTACATTAGCACCATCGGCGTTGACTTT AAAATCCGCACTCTCGAGATGGATGGGAAGACCATCAAATTGCAGATT TGGGACACAGCAGGACAGGAGCGGTTCAGAACCATCACAAGCAGCTACTACCGAGGAGCTCACGGGATCATC ATTGTCTATGACATCACGGACATGGAGAGCTTCAACAATGTCAAGCAATGGCTGAGCGAGATCGACAAGTACGCCAACGACAGCGTGCGCAAGCTACTTGTCGGTAACAAGTGTGATCTGGCTGAGAGCAGGGTCGTCGATACTGCGGTGGCACAG GCCTGTGCTGATGAGATGGGTATTCCTTTCCTAGAAACAAGTGCTAAAGAGTCCATCAATGTGGAAGAGGCCTTTTTGGCAATGTCTGCAGCAATCAAGAAGAG CAAAGCTGGAGGCCTTGAGAGGAAGGCATCCAATCTGGTCCAGATGAAAGGCCAGCCAattcagcagcagcagcacaagcaGAAGAGCAGCTGCTGTTCAACATGA
- the LOC123189307 gene encoding MADS-box transcription factor 26 isoform X2 encodes MARGKVQMRRIENPVHRQVTFCKRRMGLLKKAKELSVLCDADIGVMVFSPHGKVYELATNGNMQGLIERYKGSNTEAHGESSEQNKPEVIQQEVLLLRQEIDLLQKGLRYMYGENDINHMNLNELQALESNLEIWVHNIRYTKMQIISREIEMLKTKEGILKAANDILQERIIEQSGILDTGSNMMMPQFPFQRTMEGGYYF; translated from the exons ATGGCTCGTGGTAAGGTTCAGATGAGAAGGATAGAAAACCCAGTGCACAGGCAGGTCACCTTCTGCAAGCGGCGAATGGGCCTTCTGAAGAAGGCAAAGGAGTTGTCCGTTTTATGTGATGCTGATATCGGTGTCATGGTGTTTTCTCCTCATGGAAAGGTTTATGAGCTAGCTACCAACGG GAACATGCAAGGCTTAATTGAGAGGTACAAGGGTAGCAACACAGAAGCACATGGTGAAAGTAGCGAGCAGAACAAACCCGAG GTAATACAGCAAGAGGTACTACTCTTAAGGCAAGAAATTGACTTGCTTCAAAAGGGCTTAAG GTACATGTATGGAGAGAATGATATAAACCACATGAATCTCAATGAGCTGCAAGCCCTGGAGAGTAACCTTGAAATTTGGGTACACAATATCCGCTATACAAAA ATGCAGATCATATCTAGGGAGATTGAGATGCTCAAGACCAAG GAAGGTATACTGAAGGCTGCAAACGACATACTTCAAGAAAGG ATAATTGAGCAGAGCGGGATTCTGGACACCGGCAGCAACATGATGATGCCACAATTTCCCTTCCAGCGAACCATGGAGGGTGGATACTACTTCTAG
- the LOC123189305 gene encoding putative 12-oxophytodienoate reductase 11: protein MSKTALLTPYKMGRFDLSHRVVLAPLTRERSFGNVPQPHAILYYQQRTTKGGLLIAEATGVSDTAQGYKDTPGIWTKEQVEAWKPIVNGVHAKGGIFFCQIWHVGRVSNHTFQPNGQAPISSTDKPLKPVVRANGIDVPTISTPRRLQTNEIPLVINDFRAAARNAIEAGFDGVEIHGAHGYLIDQFLKDQVNDRTDKYGGSLENRCRFALEVVQAVVDEVGADKVGIRLSPFANYSEASDSNPEALGLYMAHALNKFGILYCHMVEPRMVNIGEKFETPHSLRPIRDAFKGTFIVAGGYDRDDGNKAIADDYADLVAYGRLFLSNPDLPRRFEIGAPLNKYIRDTFYLSDPVIGYTDYPFLPSDV from the exons ATGAGCAAGACTGCCCTCCTCACCCCCTACAAGATGGGAAGGTTTGATCTTTCCCACAG GGTAGTTCTTGCACCACTGACAAGGGAGCGGTCCTTCGGAAATGTTCCTCAGCCTCATGCCATACTGTATTATCAACAGAGAACAACCAAAGGAGGCCTTTTGATTGCTGAGGCCACTGGAGTTTCAGACACTGCTCAAGG GTACAAAGACACTCCTGGCATTTGGACAAAGGAGCAAGTAGAAGCATGGAAACCGATCGTGAATGGGGTTCACGCAAAAGGAGGAATATTTTTCTGTCAGATTTGGCATGTAGGAAGAGTCTCCAATCACA CTTTTCAGCCTAACGGGCAGGCTCCAATTTCGAGCACTGATAAGCCACTCAAACCTGTAGTTAGAGCCAATGGCATAGATGTGCCTACAATTTCAACTCCTAGGCGGCTACAGACTAATGAGATTCCTTTGGTAATCAACGATTTTAGGGCTGCTGCTAGAAATGCAATTGAAGCCG GATTTGATGGTGTTGAAATCCATGGAGCTCATGGTTATTTGATTGATCAGTTCTTAAAGGACCAAGTCAATGATCGCACTGACAAATATGGTGGGAGCTTAGAGAATCGCTGCCGCTTTGCATTGGAAGTAGTTCAAGCTGtagttgatgaagttggagctgaTAAGGTTGGGATAAGGCTCTCTCCGTTTGCGAACTATTCAGAGGCATCCGACTCAAACCCAGAAGCTCTAGGCCTATACATGGCACATGCACTAAACAAATTTGGAATTCTCTATTGTCACATGGTGGAACCACGGATGGTGAATATTGGTGAGAAGTTTGAAACTCCCCATAGTCTTCGCCCCATAAGGGATGCTTTTAAAGGAACATTTATTGTAGCTGGGGGATACGACAGGGATGATGGAAATAAAGCAATCGCCGATGACTATGCTGATTTGGTAGCATATGGGCGCTTGTTTTTATCCAATCCTGACTTGCCTCGGAGGTTTGAAATAGGTGCTCCTCTCAACAAGTACATAAGAGATACTTTCTACCTCTCTGATCCAGTTATTGGATACACTGATTACCCATTTCTGCCGTCCGATGTCTAG
- the LOC123189307 gene encoding MADS-box transcription factor 26 isoform X1: protein MARGKVQMRRIENPVHRQVTFCKRRMGLLKKAKELSVLCDADIGVMVFSPHGKVYELATNGNMQGLIERYKGSNTEAHGESSEQNKPEVIQQEVLLLRQEIDLLQKGLRYMYGENDINHMNLNELQALESNLEIWVHNIRYTKVSYISFSAQTKIFSEMIIFNILPLSAEQMQIISREIEMLKTKEGILKAANDILQERIIEQSGILDTGSNMMMPQFPFQRTMEGGYYF, encoded by the exons ATGGCTCGTGGTAAGGTTCAGATGAGAAGGATAGAAAACCCAGTGCACAGGCAGGTCACCTTCTGCAAGCGGCGAATGGGCCTTCTGAAGAAGGCAAAGGAGTTGTCCGTTTTATGTGATGCTGATATCGGTGTCATGGTGTTTTCTCCTCATGGAAAGGTTTATGAGCTAGCTACCAACGG GAACATGCAAGGCTTAATTGAGAGGTACAAGGGTAGCAACACAGAAGCACATGGTGAAAGTAGCGAGCAGAACAAACCCGAG GTAATACAGCAAGAGGTACTACTCTTAAGGCAAGAAATTGACTTGCTTCAAAAGGGCTTAAG GTACATGTATGGAGAGAATGATATAAACCACATGAATCTCAATGAGCTGCAAGCCCTGGAGAGTAACCTTGAAATTTGGGTACACAATATCCGCTATACAAAAGTAAGCTATATCTCCTTCTCCGCACAAACTAAAATCTTTTCAGAAATGATTATTTTTAATATACTGCCCCTTTCTGCTGAGCAGATGCAGATCATATCTAGGGAGATTGAGATGCTCAAGACCAAG GAAGGTATACTGAAGGCTGCAAACGACATACTTCAAGAAAGG ATAATTGAGCAGAGCGGGATTCTGGACACCGGCAGCAACATGATGATGCCACAATTTCCCTTCCAGCGAACCATGGAGGGTGGATACTACTTCTAG